The genomic DNA GAGGTTGGCCGCCTGCCAAGGGACGAGGCGATCGTGCTCATCGCGGGCGCCAACCCCATCCGCGACAAGAAGTACAGGCTCGAAGGGCACCCGCGCTACGGGATGCTGGCGAAAGGCAGGTGACGATGCCCGGAGAAGGCAAAAGCAGCAGGGCCGGCCCCGAAAGCCGAACCGGGAACGCGAGCTTCCACCCTCGCGCTCCCAGACCCCACTGCCTCATGCAAAGGAGCGATCCCGCTCCGAACGAAGATTCTACCAGGCGCCGCCCGCCTTCCACAACTGGTGCGGCGCCCAACATGCAAAGGAGCAACAAACCATGCTATCCCAGATCATCAGCCTGGTATCGGGCTGCGTAACGTTCCTCGGCGGCTTTCTGGTCGTATGGGGCGCGGTCTCGCTCGGCCTCGCCATCCGCGAGCAGCAGGGCGGCAGCCAGATCGCGAGCGCGATCTCCACCATCGCCGGCGGCGCCATCATCATCGCGGCAGCCGTCTACTTCGGCATGCTCGACACCAGCTGGCTCCCCGCCTAGGCCGGGGGCGAAGAGCATGTCGCTTCAAATTCCCATCCAAAAAGACATCGGCGAGTACGACGAGAAGATCGTCGGAAAGCTCACCCTAAGGACGCTTTGCTGCCTGGCGCTCGGCTTCTCCGCCGCGGTGGCGGTTGCCGCGGTCCTTCACTTGGGACTCAAGGTCGATGTCTCGGCCATGACGCTCCCGATCATGGCGGCAGCCCTGCCGTTCTGGCTCGCGGGGTTCTGCAAGCCCTACGGCTTGCCCTTCGAGAGGTTCGTCCCGCTGCTGGCGTCCCATGCCCTGAACAATCAGTCACTCACGTATCGCAGCTGCGCGGCAATCGAAAAGGCCGCTCTCATGCCTGAGAGAAAGCCGCGCAAGAGGACGCGCCGCGAAAAACGCGCGTTCAGGAAGAAAGGAAGTGAAAACTATGAGCCGACAAAGCAAGCAGCGCAGCTCCAAGCGCGAGGATAGCACCAATAATGTGCGCGT from Eggerthella lenta DSM 2243 includes the following:
- a CDS encoding PrgI family protein; amino-acid sequence: MSLQIPIQKDIGEYDEKIVGKLTLRTLCCLALGFSAAVAVAAVLHLGLKVDVSAMTLPIMAAALPFWLAGFCKPYGLPFERFVPLLASHALNNQSLTYRSCAAIEKAALMPERKPRKRTRREKRAFRKKGSENYEPTKQAAQLQARG